One Elaeis guineensis isolate ETL-2024a chromosome 10, EG11, whole genome shotgun sequence genomic window carries:
- the LOC105053419 gene encoding chitinase 2-like: MDFSKLFSYYFLLLALLFPMATAENSNLFREYIGAQDKGVKFTDVPINSDVQFHFILAFAIDYTTTTPYTPTNGQFNVFWDTVNLTPSAVASIKQSHSNVKVALSLAGYSVAGSTTNAYFLPTSIDSWVNNAVSSLTSIIEQYHLDGIDVDYENFNTSAADEDTFAECIGRLITTLKNNGVIQFASIAPFEDQPLQSYYEALWAKYSNVIDYVNFQFYGYSNSTTVSQFLGYYDTQSSNYEGGNILTSLISDDSGGLTPANGFFNACKTLQDEGRLFGIFIWSADSSKANGFPYETEAQDLLANA; the protein is encoded by the coding sequence ATGGACTTCTCAAAGCTCTTCTCCTATTATTTCCTTCTCCTTGCTCTCCTCTTTCCAATGGCCACTGCTGAAAACTCCAACCTCTTTAGAGAGTACATAGGTGCTCAAGATAAGGGAGTCAAATTCACTGATGTGCCTATCAATTCTGATGTCCAGTTCCACTTCATCCTTGCCTTCGCCATAGACTACACCACTACAACCCCCTACACCCCCACCAATGGCCAATTCAACGTCTTCTGGGACACCGTCAATCTCACCCCTTCCGCGGTCGCCTCCATCAAACAAAGTCATAGCAACGTGAAGGTTGCTCTTAGCCTTGCTGGGTACAGCGTCGCCGGCAGTACTACCAATGCGTATTTCCTTCCTACATCTATAGACTCTTGGGTTAATAATGCAGTCTCTTCACTGACCAGCATCATTGAGCAATACCATCTTGATGGTATCGATGTCGACTATGAGAACTTCAATACCAGTGCCGCCGATGAAGACACCTTTGCAGAATGCATTGGAAGGCTTATCACAACATTGAAGAACAATGGAGTGATACAGTTTGCTTCAATAGCTCCATTTGAAGATCAACCACTCCAGAGCTATTACGAAGCTTTGTGGGCGAAGTACTCCAATGTTATAGACTATGTGAACTTCCAATTCTACGGGTATTCTAACAGCACGACGGTATCCCAGTTTTTAGGCTATTATGACACTCAGAGCTCAAATTATGAAGGAGGAAATATACTGACCAGTTTGATTTCTGACGATAGTGGAGGACTGACTCCGGCAAATGGCTTCTTTAATGCTTGTAAGACACTTCAGGATGAAGGAAGACTTTTTGGCATATTCATATGGTCTGCTGATAGCTCCAAAGCTAATGGCTTTCCGTATGAGACGGAAGCACAGGATCTGTTGGCTAATGCTTAG
- the LOC105053417 gene encoding U-box domain-containing protein 44 isoform X2 codes for MVYFGVIIVQIPSLEDQVLETAAAARDVLIEKESFKALSKYLYDIDPVLKQLQLRELNDTQAARKALEFLKDDVKKAKDIVDKYKNRARFYLLVRCRNIVAEIQDVTRDIGRSLAALSLASTEVLSDISERVNRLHGEMQKAEFEASQAQLRIVEKLDQGLCERKSDQSFANNMLEEIARAVGVPVEPSEIHEELASLKKEKEVAAARKERAEEIFLEQVIELLSRADAAIDQEEIEQHYRRRVQSIENYATQDVHIPPLKPFVCPITGKVMVDPVSLCTGTACERTAIKDWLESGQTTDPDTGHVLEDVTLRSNIGLRQSIEEWRELNYCLKIRSAKGKLQSGNYSLFADAFDLLQEVIHENPISKDWIAIEGLIDTIVLMVRSSHNKDLKRQALVTLTAIIGGHSRNKNRVVEAGGVDHIVVCLGRGSEISKAAIKLLFELLQDGSKWKESTCRKLKQQDTAIFFLVMLLDSTDIESAEKAEIILSKLCDDDDNAISRAAGCNWYKPLIDRLCHGPEPSRMSMARSLVDMELIDQNIKVLGEEGAIPPLVDMASGNLESKVWAFSALAKLLSCRDNKRLVAAAGGVPLVIEHIFSSPAPTIIAAKCSEILERLSSDDGIEFLLDANGTRLELGPIITNLMAILQKSNSSPTIRKPVLRSLLSICKSEEMLAEKTVAATNGVFLVLPLLDDPDQEIRGLALKLIYHFSQHEPDGIADFLLDSRLEAFVGFLEGDTCSDVQVAAAGLIAYLPKSEVALTNSLSELNVIPILLNMLRIGTAEAKETVLGALFRFTDPSNIKMQQLVVNLGAYPLLVSILMSGTTTAKARAAALIGNLSSNSSRLAAAPVSGCWCFWASPPAVCEVHGGICNVTSTFCLLKANALPWLVNLLRERQDDTTYETLQALGTLVQDGLSHRGAKILHQAGAIDLVLDVLSWGSVALKEAALIILEKVFQAREVSDYYCTVARIPLISLSTRSSENGDLGRLAARVLAEIERHSKSCSMPLI; via the exons ATGGTTTATTTTGGTGTTATTATTGTGCAAATACCATCACTTGAAG ATCAGGTCTTAGAAACAGCTGCAGCTGCAAGGGATGTTCTTATAGAGAAGGAGAGCTTCAAGGCTCTGTCAAAGTATCTCTATGACATTGACCCAGTCTTGAAACAGTTGCAGCTTCGGGAACTGAATGACACACAAGCTGCAAGGAAAGCTTTGGAATTTCTCAAGGATGATGTTAAGAAGGCCAAGGACATAGTGGATAAGTATAAAAACCGTGCACGCTTTTACTTGTTGGTTAGGTGTAGAAACATAGTGGCAGAAATACAGGATGTCACTAGGGATATTGGTAGGTCTCTTGCTGCTTTATCTCTTGCAAGCACTGAAGTACTCTCTGATATATCAGAAAGGGTGAATAGGCTTCATGGTGAGATGCAAAAAGCTGAGTTTGAAGCTTCTCAAGCGCAGCTCAGAATTGTAGAGAAGTTGGATCAAGGTCTTTGTGAGAGGAAGAGTGACCAGAGCTTTGCAAATAACATGCTAGAAGAAATAGCTAGAGCTGTAGGTGTGCCTGTTGAGCCATCCGAAATACATGAAGAACTTGCCAGtttaaaaaaggaaaaggaagttGCTGCTGCCCgtaaagaaagagcagaagagatcTTTCTGGAACAGGTCATTGAACTACTGTCTCGTGCTGACGCTGCTATTGACCAAGAAGAAATTGAGCAGCACTATCGGCGCAGGGTGCAAAGTATAGAGAACTATGCAACACAGGATGTGCACATTCCACCACTGAAACCATTCGTGTGCCCTATAACGGGAAAGGTGATGGTTGACCCCGTCAGTCTTTGCACTGGAACTGCATGTGAAAGAACAGCCATCAAAGACTGGCTTGAAAGTGGACAGACCACAGATCCTGACACAGGCCATGTTCTTGAGGATGTTACCCTAAGAAGCAATATTGGTTTGAGGCAGTCAATTGAAGAGTGGAGAGAACTCAACTATTGCCTTAAGATTAGGTCAGCAAAGGGCAAATTGCAGTCTGGTAACTATTCATTGTTTGCAGATGCTTTTGACCTGCTACAGGAGGTTATCCATGAAAATCCTATTAGTAAGGATTGGATTGCTATAGAGGGGCTAATTGATACCATTGTGCTGATGGTAAGAAGCTCTCACAACAAAGATTTGAAAAGGCAGGCATTAGTAACATTAACTGCAATAATTGGAGGTCATTCTAGAAACAAG AATAGAGTGGTTGAAGCTGGGGGAGTTGATCACATAGTTGTCTGCCTTGGACGTGGCTCTGAGATATCAAAAGCTGCAATTAAGTTGCTCTTTGAATTATTGCAAGATGGTTCAAAGTGGAAGGAGTCTACATGTCGGAAGCTTAAGCAACAAGACACtgctattttttttcttgtaatgcTTCTGGACAGTACTGATATAGAATCAGCAGAAAAAGctgaaattatcttatcaaagctTTGTGATGACGATGACAATGCCATTTCACGTGCAGCTGGCTGCAATTGGTATAAACCACTAATTGATCGTCTCTGTCATG GTCCAGAACCATCAAGAATGTCTATGGCAAGATCTCTTGTGGACATGGAATTGATTGATCAGAATATAAAAGTTCTTGGTGAAGAAGGAGCAATACCTCCCTTAGTGGATATGGCATCAGGAAATCTAGAATCGAAAGTTTGGGCTTTCTCTGCTCTGGCTAAGTTGTTGAGTTGTCGGGACAACAAAAGGCTAGTTGCTGCTGCAGGAGGGGTTCCTCTTGTCATAGAACACATCTTCTCTTCCCCTGCTCCCACAATTATAGCTGCAAAGTGCTCTGAAATTCTTGAGAGACTCTCTTCAGATGATGGCATAGAATTTCTTCTAGATGCTAATGGGACACGTCTTGAGTTAGGCCCTATCATAACCAACTTGATGGCCATCcttcagaaatcaaattcctctcCTACCATTAGGAAACCAGTTTTACGCTCACTCCTGAGCATCTGCAAGTCTGAAGAAATGCTTGCAGAGAAGACAGTTGCTGCGACCAATGGTGTATTTTTGGTGCTGCCCTTGCTTGATGACCCTGATCAGGAGATCCGAGGGCTTGCACTTAAGCTCATCTATCACTTCTCTCAGCATGAACCGGACGGTATAGCAGATTTCCTCCTGGACAGCAGACTGGAGGCCTTTGTTGGCTTTCTCGAGGGTGACACCTGCAGTGATGTGCAGGTGGCAGCAGCAGGGTTAATAGCCTATCTTCCAAAGTCGGAAGTTGCTCTTACTAATAGTTTGAGTGAGCTAAATGTGATCCCTATTCTTTTGAACATGCTGAGGATAGGAACAGCTGAAGCAAAGGAAACCGTGCTTGGGGCCCTCTTCCGGTTTACAGATCCTTCTAACATCAAGATGCAACAACTGGTGGTAAATTTGGGAGCTTATCCATTGCTTGTGAGCATCCTGATGTCTGGAACCACAACAGCCAAGGCAAGAGCAGCAGCCCTGATTGGTAACCTTTCTTCAAACAGCAGTAGACTTGCTGCAGCACCGGTCTCTGGCTGCTGGTGTTTCTGGGCATCACCTCCTGCTGTATGTGAAGTGCATGGAGGTATATGTAATGTGACATCTACGTTTTGCCTACTAAAGGCAAACGCTTTGCCATGGCTGGTAAATTTGTTGCGGGAGCGTCAAGATGATACAACTTATGAGACCCTTCAAGCGTTGGGGACCCTGGTTCAAGATGGATTGTCTCATAGAGGAGCCAAGATTTTGCACCAAGCCGGTGCCATTGATTTGGTACTGGATGTATTGAGCTGGGGTTCAGTTGCTTTGAAAGAGGCTGCTCTTATCATCTTGGAGAAGGTATTTCAGGCCAGGGAGGTCTCTGATTATTACTGCACAGTTGCAAGGATCCCACTTATCAGTCTGTCCACACGAAGCAGTGAGAATGGAGATCTAGGCAGGCTGGCTGCTAGAGTCCTGGCGGAGATCGAGCGCCATTCAAAATCTTGCTCTATGCCGCTTATCTAG
- the LOC105053417 gene encoding U-box domain-containing protein 44 isoform X1 produces MTLLELIPIGTILALLTDQVLETAAAARDVLIEKESFKALSKYLYDIDPVLKQLQLRELNDTQAARKALEFLKDDVKKAKDIVDKYKNRARFYLLVRCRNIVAEIQDVTRDIGRSLAALSLASTEVLSDISERVNRLHGEMQKAEFEASQAQLRIVEKLDQGLCERKSDQSFANNMLEEIARAVGVPVEPSEIHEELASLKKEKEVAAARKERAEEIFLEQVIELLSRADAAIDQEEIEQHYRRRVQSIENYATQDVHIPPLKPFVCPITGKVMVDPVSLCTGTACERTAIKDWLESGQTTDPDTGHVLEDVTLRSNIGLRQSIEEWRELNYCLKIRSAKGKLQSGNYSLFADAFDLLQEVIHENPISKDWIAIEGLIDTIVLMVRSSHNKDLKRQALVTLTAIIGGHSRNKNRVVEAGGVDHIVVCLGRGSEISKAAIKLLFELLQDGSKWKESTCRKLKQQDTAIFFLVMLLDSTDIESAEKAEIILSKLCDDDDNAISRAAGCNWYKPLIDRLCHGPEPSRMSMARSLVDMELIDQNIKVLGEEGAIPPLVDMASGNLESKVWAFSALAKLLSCRDNKRLVAAAGGVPLVIEHIFSSPAPTIIAAKCSEILERLSSDDGIEFLLDANGTRLELGPIITNLMAILQKSNSSPTIRKPVLRSLLSICKSEEMLAEKTVAATNGVFLVLPLLDDPDQEIRGLALKLIYHFSQHEPDGIADFLLDSRLEAFVGFLEGDTCSDVQVAAAGLIAYLPKSEVALTNSLSELNVIPILLNMLRIGTAEAKETVLGALFRFTDPSNIKMQQLVVNLGAYPLLVSILMSGTTTAKARAAALIGNLSSNSSRLAAAPVSGCWCFWASPPAVCEVHGGICNVTSTFCLLKANALPWLVNLLRERQDDTTYETLQALGTLVQDGLSHRGAKILHQAGAIDLVLDVLSWGSVALKEAALIILEKVFQAREVSDYYCTVARIPLISLSTRSSENGDLGRLAARVLAEIERHSKSCSMPLI; encoded by the exons ATGACACTACTTGAACTAATACCGATTGGAACGATTTTGGCACTGCTGACAGATCAGGTCTTAGAAACAGCTGCAGCTGCAAGGGATGTTCTTATAGAGAAGGAGAGCTTCAAGGCTCTGTCAAAGTATCTCTATGACATTGACCCAGTCTTGAAACAGTTGCAGCTTCGGGAACTGAATGACACACAAGCTGCAAGGAAAGCTTTGGAATTTCTCAAGGATGATGTTAAGAAGGCCAAGGACATAGTGGATAAGTATAAAAACCGTGCACGCTTTTACTTGTTGGTTAGGTGTAGAAACATAGTGGCAGAAATACAGGATGTCACTAGGGATATTGGTAGGTCTCTTGCTGCTTTATCTCTTGCAAGCACTGAAGTACTCTCTGATATATCAGAAAGGGTGAATAGGCTTCATGGTGAGATGCAAAAAGCTGAGTTTGAAGCTTCTCAAGCGCAGCTCAGAATTGTAGAGAAGTTGGATCAAGGTCTTTGTGAGAGGAAGAGTGACCAGAGCTTTGCAAATAACATGCTAGAAGAAATAGCTAGAGCTGTAGGTGTGCCTGTTGAGCCATCCGAAATACATGAAGAACTTGCCAGtttaaaaaaggaaaaggaagttGCTGCTGCCCgtaaagaaagagcagaagagatcTTTCTGGAACAGGTCATTGAACTACTGTCTCGTGCTGACGCTGCTATTGACCAAGAAGAAATTGAGCAGCACTATCGGCGCAGGGTGCAAAGTATAGAGAACTATGCAACACAGGATGTGCACATTCCACCACTGAAACCATTCGTGTGCCCTATAACGGGAAAGGTGATGGTTGACCCCGTCAGTCTTTGCACTGGAACTGCATGTGAAAGAACAGCCATCAAAGACTGGCTTGAAAGTGGACAGACCACAGATCCTGACACAGGCCATGTTCTTGAGGATGTTACCCTAAGAAGCAATATTGGTTTGAGGCAGTCAATTGAAGAGTGGAGAGAACTCAACTATTGCCTTAAGATTAGGTCAGCAAAGGGCAAATTGCAGTCTGGTAACTATTCATTGTTTGCAGATGCTTTTGACCTGCTACAGGAGGTTATCCATGAAAATCCTATTAGTAAGGATTGGATTGCTATAGAGGGGCTAATTGATACCATTGTGCTGATGGTAAGAAGCTCTCACAACAAAGATTTGAAAAGGCAGGCATTAGTAACATTAACTGCAATAATTGGAGGTCATTCTAGAAACAAG AATAGAGTGGTTGAAGCTGGGGGAGTTGATCACATAGTTGTCTGCCTTGGACGTGGCTCTGAGATATCAAAAGCTGCAATTAAGTTGCTCTTTGAATTATTGCAAGATGGTTCAAAGTGGAAGGAGTCTACATGTCGGAAGCTTAAGCAACAAGACACtgctattttttttcttgtaatgcTTCTGGACAGTACTGATATAGAATCAGCAGAAAAAGctgaaattatcttatcaaagctTTGTGATGACGATGACAATGCCATTTCACGTGCAGCTGGCTGCAATTGGTATAAACCACTAATTGATCGTCTCTGTCATG GTCCAGAACCATCAAGAATGTCTATGGCAAGATCTCTTGTGGACATGGAATTGATTGATCAGAATATAAAAGTTCTTGGTGAAGAAGGAGCAATACCTCCCTTAGTGGATATGGCATCAGGAAATCTAGAATCGAAAGTTTGGGCTTTCTCTGCTCTGGCTAAGTTGTTGAGTTGTCGGGACAACAAAAGGCTAGTTGCTGCTGCAGGAGGGGTTCCTCTTGTCATAGAACACATCTTCTCTTCCCCTGCTCCCACAATTATAGCTGCAAAGTGCTCTGAAATTCTTGAGAGACTCTCTTCAGATGATGGCATAGAATTTCTTCTAGATGCTAATGGGACACGTCTTGAGTTAGGCCCTATCATAACCAACTTGATGGCCATCcttcagaaatcaaattcctctcCTACCATTAGGAAACCAGTTTTACGCTCACTCCTGAGCATCTGCAAGTCTGAAGAAATGCTTGCAGAGAAGACAGTTGCTGCGACCAATGGTGTATTTTTGGTGCTGCCCTTGCTTGATGACCCTGATCAGGAGATCCGAGGGCTTGCACTTAAGCTCATCTATCACTTCTCTCAGCATGAACCGGACGGTATAGCAGATTTCCTCCTGGACAGCAGACTGGAGGCCTTTGTTGGCTTTCTCGAGGGTGACACCTGCAGTGATGTGCAGGTGGCAGCAGCAGGGTTAATAGCCTATCTTCCAAAGTCGGAAGTTGCTCTTACTAATAGTTTGAGTGAGCTAAATGTGATCCCTATTCTTTTGAACATGCTGAGGATAGGAACAGCTGAAGCAAAGGAAACCGTGCTTGGGGCCCTCTTCCGGTTTACAGATCCTTCTAACATCAAGATGCAACAACTGGTGGTAAATTTGGGAGCTTATCCATTGCTTGTGAGCATCCTGATGTCTGGAACCACAACAGCCAAGGCAAGAGCAGCAGCCCTGATTGGTAACCTTTCTTCAAACAGCAGTAGACTTGCTGCAGCACCGGTCTCTGGCTGCTGGTGTTTCTGGGCATCACCTCCTGCTGTATGTGAAGTGCATGGAGGTATATGTAATGTGACATCTACGTTTTGCCTACTAAAGGCAAACGCTTTGCCATGGCTGGTAAATTTGTTGCGGGAGCGTCAAGATGATACAACTTATGAGACCCTTCAAGCGTTGGGGACCCTGGTTCAAGATGGATTGTCTCATAGAGGAGCCAAGATTTTGCACCAAGCCGGTGCCATTGATTTGGTACTGGATGTATTGAGCTGGGGTTCAGTTGCTTTGAAAGAGGCTGCTCTTATCATCTTGGAGAAGGTATTTCAGGCCAGGGAGGTCTCTGATTATTACTGCACAGTTGCAAGGATCCCACTTATCAGTCTGTCCACACGAAGCAGTGAGAATGGAGATCTAGGCAGGCTGGCTGCTAGAGTCCTGGCGGAGATCGAGCGCCATTCAAAATCTTGCTCTATGCCGCTTATCTAG